A single genomic interval of Aphidius gifuensis isolate YNYX2018 linkage group LG6, ASM1490517v1, whole genome shotgun sequence harbors:
- the LOC122859604 gene encoding uncharacterized protein LOC122859604: MQALTMRRCGNNYEEMNSLAGLDHIQQNLFFHHGSNDPRRTDQFNEDGELQEYIDIAQVQQLLQQQTQQPQHHHQQQTAGSYLWSAVYPPPSTNIAYHHGYYHHHLPGRLSETRLQKK; encoded by the exons atgCAGGCACTCACGATGCGACGATGTGGCAATAATTATGAGGAAATGAATTCACTAGCTGGTCTTGACCATATTcagcaaaatttattttttcatcatggtAGTAACGATCCAAGAAGAACTGATCAGTTTAACGAAGACGGTGAGCTACAAGAATATATTGATATTGCCCAAGTGCAACAATTATTGCAACAACAAACTCAACAGCCACAACATCATCACCAACAGCAAACTGCTGGATCGTATCTGTGGAGTGCTGTTTATCCTCCCCCATCAACAAATATCGCATATCATCATGGATATTACCACCATCATCTACCAGGACGTCTATcag AAACAagactacaaaaaaaatga